In Mercurialis annua linkage group LG6, ddMerAnnu1.2, whole genome shotgun sequence, the following are encoded in one genomic region:
- the LOC126653895 gene encoding uncharacterized protein LOC126653895, producing MGIQKIGHQKLRNSRKNSLFNGKDGVAKDIPPLLADNGDDSDDCELADLHCEHGMVQGQICSIPFELYDLPDLREILSLDTWNSCLTEEERFYLSAYLPDMDRQTFCLTMKELFEGNDLFFGNPLDIFFQRLRGGLYPPKLAQLREGLQFLERRKYYYSLKSYHVRMTQMFTDMRGLWDQLELNSGVAERISLWNKRRKQKAIHLLDLNKFPKDDQPLCEDVGLNIKGMKSTESNRVKENFPFLSANGKKSTTPNFRGKGILKIKTPGNGLLPNSNPKVLGSNILEQFRPVPKGVLKVVPKVPSVWLEQSEMVTRGAQPTFPVRTQGLLDLKLSSLPAYLQFPDVASLSELPFLQQNSGRLNLIPNQQPHCFLNQEGSSMRSKHRSESSTGKVEGRMIFPSDDVTGLAQHKLFAGNERKDLNELSIDSKKTARRHAFPVENVWPNLRKGIDHLEGFPFDIHNYSVERNMALMKEKNVIVNPRIPQAVQRSSCSLRDNGKHDMLMLFSSNPVQSESETSAKRPKLSVSERFKDEAVLPLTYKRRKGLGKVNSSDTGKNLIAGADLNCNNQQFIGEGAKAVKMKLTRWKDLPINKES from the coding sequence ATGGGAATTCAGAAGATTGGCCATCAGAAGTTGAGAAATAGTAGAAAAAATTCTTTGTTTAACGGCAAGGACGGAGTAGCAAAAGATATCCCTCCTTTGTTGGCAGATAACGGAGATGATTCTGATGATTGTGAACTTGCTGATTTGCACTGTGAGCATGGCATGGTGCAAGGTCAGATATGCAGCATACCATTTGAACTTTATGATCTGCCAGATTTGAGGGAGATATTATCTTTAGACACGTGGAATTCTTGTTTAACAGAGGAAGAAAGGTTCTACCTGTCAGCTTACCTTCCGGATATGGACCGGCAGACTTTTTGTTTGACAATGAAGGAGCTTTTTGAAGGCAATGATCTATTTTTTGGCAATCCCTTGGATATTTTCTTCCAGAGATTGAGAGGCGGATTATATCCTCCAAAACTGGCTCAGCTAAGAGAAGGTTTGCAGTTTCTTGAACGGAGAAAGTATTATTATTCCTTAAAATCTTATCATGTCAGGATGACGCAAATGTTCACAGACATGAGAGGGTTATGGGATCAGTTGGAGTTGAACTCTGGTGTTGCGGAAAGGATCTCTTTGTGGAACAAAAGGAGAAAACAGAAAGCTATCCATTTGCTTGATCTTAATAAATTTCCCAAGGATGATCAGCCATTGTGTGAGGATGTTGGATTGAACATAAAGGGTATGAAATCAACGGAAAGCAACAGAGTAAAGGAGAATTTTCCATTTCTATCTGCCAATGGAAAGAAATCTACTACTCCGAACTTCAGAGGAAAGggaattttaaagataaaaacacCCGGAAATGGCTTATTGCCAAACAGCAATCCGAAAGTACTTGGCAGTAACATTTTAGAGCAATTCCGACCTGTACCTAAGGGAGTGTTGAAAGTGGTACCTAAAGTTCCTTCTGTCTGGTTGGAACAATCAGAAATGGTTACAAGAGGAGCTCAGCCAACATTTCCAGTAAGAACCCAAGGTTTATTGGATTTGAAGTTGTCTTCATTGCCAGCATATTTGCAGTTTCCAGATGTAGCTAGCCTCTCTGAATTGCCATTTCTGCAGCAGAACAGCGGCAGACTTAATTTGATTCCCAACCAACAACCTCATTGTTTCCTGAATCAGGAGGGAAGTAGTATGAGAAGCAAACATAGATCAGAAAGCTCGACCGGAAAAGTAGAAGGGCGTATGATTTTTCCTTCAGATGACGTTACTGGTTTAGCACAACATAAATTGTTTGCGGGTAATGAGAGAAAGGATCTTAATGAGCTGTCAATTGATTCAAAAAAAACTGCAAGAAGGCATGCATTTCCTGTTGAAAATGTCTGGCCAAATTTGCGTAAAGGAATCGATCACTTGGAAGGCTTCCCATTTGATATTCATAATTACAGTGTAGAACGAAATATGGCCCTCATGAAAGAAAAGAATGTCATTGTCAATCCAAGAATTCCACAAGCAGTTCAAAGAAGTTCGTGCTCATTGCGTGATAATGGTAAACATGATATGTTGATGTTATTTTCTTCAAATCCAGTGCAATCTGAGAGTGAGACTAGTGCCAAGAGACCCAAATTGAGTGTTTCAGAGAGGTTCAAAGACGAAGCTGTGCTTCCTTTGACATACAAGCGAAGAAAGGGTTTAGGCAAGGTTAACTCATCGGACACTGGCAAGAATCTGATAGCAGGAGCTGATCTGAACTGTAATAATCAGCAGTTTATTGGGGAGGGTGCAAAAGCAGTGAAAATGAAACTTACAAGGTGGAAAGATTTGCCTATCAACAAGGAATCCTGA
- the LOC126653893 gene encoding uncharacterized protein LOC126653893 — MLSLRNFTGTNALSHSPEPRRLFSSNRSVSKCAPFQRFPRCSLRLQELSMEEPLESTPPTLEVLKLLQQSDNKTDQAPLGNRQEEDEEEEDERGISKIRVSREKYIPVSKTELLDAIISKFFDSQDDADHFLKLSSRLDSIIHAEHKVILEDMRTDYFLTHSEETSDQGFVNSDAKSDANRDKSDVNDSIRINGIKSVEDDAKETELDLQFNFNYGLDWRNFLGTSAKVNKKCSNGESRLAVATRFQRAFMQLLDNAQFQELSAQDLMLTSALNSDYLLTLPVYVDWKKASASNAIIFRRGYANERQKGLLIVEKLDYLQSVLLQRIFFLVSNPLGKIGKWIKEAIVDFSETQEVQDSVKRMTLWLEELSLFQKSYSNNEKESDNHPEEDQLSDSDVPIWLAAQKAVSRYEGFLSPVGPRRRLLRKLLAWIGFAPPIPETAFELENDNYASEPYLRPTFLSRISLGDIWRPAMRKYCGNDIWKMIKTSFSILLSEAVLQEPAFEELILLYTKEVTENDTSNKAEVPSLQLKIYERIPIPDLPVIFPHKKLSFRIIDTVRLDVATTLGLSAYFINYKFEDILSSPTAIFLDVIPVIALIIYVTRIALGYKQTWDRYQLLVNRTLYEKTLASGFGSVHFLLDASEQQQFKEAILTYAILLKAKNGQVTSRQSLCDECERFIYDAFKAKVEMPVQKAVDTLFRLGLVIETPVDGSFRLQAIPSEKADEALKERWNSLLG; from the exons ATGTTATCCCTGCGAAATTTCACGGGCACCAATGCTTTATCACATTCACCGGAACCTCGCCGTCTCTTCTCATCAAACCGTTCAGTGTCAAAATGCGCTCCGTTTCAAAGATTTCCCCGTTGCTCTCTCAGACTCCAGGAGTTATCCATGGAGGAGCCTCTCGAATCAACGCCTCCTACTCTGGAGGTTTTAAAATTGCTTCAGCAGAGTGATAATAAAACCGATCAAGCTCCACTTGGTAATCGGCAAGAAGAAgacgaggaggaggaggatgaaCGGGGAATTTCGAAAATACGAGTTTCGAGGGAAAAGTACATACCGGTTTCTAAGACGGAGCTTTTAGATGCTATTATATCGAAGTTTTTCGATTCTCAAGATGACGCCGATCACTTTCTCAAACTTTCTTC GCGGTTGGATTCTATTATTCACGCTGAGCACAAAGTTATTTTGGAAGATATGCGGACAGATTATTTCCTCACTCATTCTGAGGAAACAAGTGACCAGGGGTTTGTTAATTCTGATGCAAAATCTGATGCTAACAGAGACAAATCTGATGTAAATGATAGCATTCGTATCAATGGAATTAAGAGTGTGGAGGATGATGCAAAAGAGACTGAATTAGATttgcaatttaatttcaattatggATTGGATTGGAGAAATTTCTTAGGTACTTCAGCTAAAGTTAATAAGAAGTGTTCGAATGGCGAATCCAG ACTTGCTGTTGCCACTCGTTTCCAGCGTGCTTTTATGCAGCTTCTTGATAATGCTCAGTTTCAAGAACTATCGGCTCAGGATTTAATGTTGACGTCTGCTCTGAATTCGGATTACCTTCTTACGTTGCCTGTATATGTTGATTGGAAGAAAGCTTCTGCATCCAATGCAATTATATTCAG GAGGGGTTATGCAAATGAGAGACAAAAAGGTCTATTGATTGTAGAAAAACTGGATTACCTTCAGTCGGTGCTTCTGCAGAGAATTTTCTTCCTCGTGTCAAATCCACTGGGGAAAATAGGAAAATGGATAAAAGAG GCAATTGTAGATTTTTCTGAGACACAAGAAGTACAAGATTCGGTCAAGAGAATGACACTCTGGCTGGAGGAACTATCTCTTTTTCAGAAATCATATTCCAATAATGAAAAAGAGTCCGATAATCATCCGGAAGAGGACCAGCTATCAGATAGTGATGTTCCCATTTGGCTCGCAGCACAGAAGGCGGTTAGTCGTTATGAAGGATTTCTTTCACCAGTTGGTCCTCGTCGAAGGTTGCTCAGGAAGTTGCTTGCTTGGATTGGGTTTGCACCTCCTATACCAGAAACAGCATTTGAACTTGAAAATGATAATTATGCTTCTGAACCATATTTAAG GCCAACGTTCTTATCAAGGATATCACTTGGTGATATATGGAGACCTGCAATGAGAAAATACTGCGGAAATGATATTtggaaaatgataaaaacttcTTTTTCTATTCTTCTTTCAGAGGCAGTGCTCCAG GAACCTGCCTTTGAAGAGTTGATTTTGCTTTATACCAAGGAAGTTACTGAAAACGACACCAGCAATAAAGCTGAGGTTCCATCTTTGCAATTAAAGATCTATGAGAGAATTCCTATTCCAGATCTACCA GTCATTTTCCCTCATAAAAAGCTCTCTTTCCGCATCATAGACACA GTACGCTTGGATGTGGCCACTACATTGGGACTTTCGGCATACTTCATCAATTACAAATTCGAAGATATCTTGTCTTCACC GACGGCAATATTTCTTGATGTGATCCCTGTCATTGCTCTGATAATCTATGTGACGCGTATTGCTTTGGGTTACAAGCAGACATGGGATAGATATCAA CTACTTGTTAACAGGACACTTTATGAGAAAACACTTGCTAGTGGCTTTGGCTCAGTTCATTTTCTGCTGGATGCTTCCGAACAGCAGCAA TTCAAGGAAGCTATTTTAACCTACGCAATCCTGCTTAAAGCAAAGAATGGCCAG GTCACTTCTCGACAAAGTCTCTGTGATGAATGTGAAAGATTTATTTATGATGCCTTTAAAGCAAAG GTCGAAATGCCGGTGCAGAAGGCAGTGGACACATTATTTAGATTGGGGCTTGTTATAGAAACACCAGTTGATGGCAGTTTCAGACTGCAGGCTATTCCCTCTGAGAAGGCAGACGAGGCACTTAAGGAACGTTGGAATAGTTTGCTTGGTTAA